AGCCTGATCGCCACGCTGGGCGCGTTGAGCGTCCTCATGGCCATGACGCCGGCGGCCGACGCGGGCAACCGGCGCGACGAGCAGGATGCGGCGCGGCGGGCCATGCTGGACGGGCAGGTCATGCCCTTTTCCATGATAAAGCGCCGTGTGGACGCCGCCGTGGGCGACGCGACCTATCTGGGGAGCGAGTTCAATCCCTCCTCCAATCGCTATCGCCTGAAATATGTGAAGAACGGCAAGGTGGTATGGGTTGATGCGGACGGCCGCACAGGCGATATAACGGGCTGGGCGCGCTAAGGCGTCCATCACGGAAACATCGAAACAAGAACGGGGCCATATGCGTCTGCTGATCGTCGAGGATGAACCCAGCCTGGGGCAGCAGCTCCGCAACACGCTGGAGGGCGCGGGCTATGCCGTCGATCTGGCCGACGATGGCGAGGACGGGCATTTCCTCGGCTCGACGGAAAATTACGATGCGGTGGTGCTGGACCTGGGCCTGCCGACCATCGACGGGCTGACGGTGCTGGACCGCTGGCGCAAGGAAGGCCGCGGCTTTCCGGTGCTGGTGCTCACCGCGCGCGACAGCTGGTCGGACAAGGTGGCGGGCCTCGATGCGGGCGCGGACGACTATCTCGCCAAGCCGTTCCAGAGCGAGGAACTGATCGCCCGCCTGCGCGCGCTCATCCGCCGCGCTTCGGGCAATGCGTCGAGCGAACTGACGGCGGGCGACGTGCGGCTCGATACGCGATCGGGCAAGGTCACGCTGAAGGGCGAGCCGGTGAAACTCACCGCGCAGGAATATAAGCTCCTGTCCTACCTGCTCCACCACAAGGGCAAGGTGGTGAGCCGCACGGAACTGATCGAGCATATTTACGATCAGGATTTCGACCGCGATTCCAATACCATCGAA
This genomic window from Sphingobium cloacae contains:
- a CDS encoding response regulator transcription factor, coding for MRLLIVEDEPSLGQQLRNTLEGAGYAVDLADDGEDGHFLGSTENYDAVVLDLGLPTIDGLTVLDRWRKEGRGFPVLVLTARDSWSDKVAGLDAGADDYLAKPFQSEELIARLRALIRRASGNASSELTAGDVRLDTRSGKVTLKGEPVKLTAQEYKLLSYLLHHKGKVVSRTELIEHIYDQDFDRDSNTIEVFVTRIRKKLGADVITTIRGLGYSLDEPA